The following DNA comes from Candidatus Eisenbacteria bacterium.
CCGGAAGTCGGGCGCTGGTACGCGGCGCTCGAGGAACTGCGCGTCGGCACCGTCCTTCTGCTGCACAACCTCAATCCGGACCAGCTCGCATGGTCGCCCGGGCAGGGGCTCAACACGATCGGCTCCCTCGTCACCCATGTCGCCGAGGCGGAGGCTTTCTGGCTCCTCGAGCAGATCGGAGGACGGCCGCTTCCCCGGGAGCGACGCGAGCTCTATCGAATGGACCTCTTCGGCGAGCCGCGGGCGCCCCAGGCGCCCCGCGCGCCGGCCTCTTACTTCATCGGGCTTCTCGCCGATCTTCGCACGGAGACTCGCGAGGTCCTGTCTGGGATGACGGATCCGGATCTCGAGGGCAAGCGCGTCTGGGTCCCCGCGGATCGTCCCGACGACCGGGAGGTCTTCACGGTTCGCTGGATCCTGAACCACGTCCTCGTCCATGAAGCGCATCACAAGGGGCAGATCGCGATTTTGCGCAAGATCCTGGGAGCGCCGCCCCCGCCGGTCCTCATGGAACGACGTCAGGACTGAATACCGGTCGTGGCCCGCCGGCCGGGAGGCGGCATGACCCCTGGAGGATGAGACCAACCAGTGAAGACAAGACCGAGCCGCATCCGCCTCACGCCCGCGCTCACGCTGGCCGCAATGTTCGCTTCGGCCGCTCCCGGCGCAGCCGGATACGATCCCAGTCGGATCTTCCGCGACATGTTCGACGCCGAGACGGTGAGTCAGAGGGCCGACCTCTGCTCGCAGATCCCTGAAGGCGAGTCTCCGCAATACCTGCTCTCCTTCTGTCAGGGCCTGCTCGCCCTGGCCAATCGGTCGGACAGCCTTGCCGTGCTGCTCCTGGAAGAAGCGCTCAAGCTGCAGCCCGACTTCGCCGCGGGGTGCGTCATCTACGCCGATGGATATGTAGAGCGCGGTGACACGAGGAACGCGATCCGATGGTATCGACGGGCCAGCGCCATCGCGCCGAAGCGTCTCGATCCCTACTACGGGATCGGACGGATCTGGCTCGAGCGGGCGGAGACCGAGGGGACGCAGGCATACGCGGAGGCTCTGCAGGCGTTCCGCCAGATGACCGTCGCCGACCCCTCGAATCCCGACGGGTGGTCGAACGTGGGGATGGTCCTCGCAAGCATGGGCCGGTTCGACGAGGCGGAGGAGAGCTTCAAGAAGGCCCTCTCCCTTGCCCCGCGGGATCCCGCCCTTTACGAGAGCCTCGGCGCCCTCGCGTCGCGTCGCGGCGATGACGCGGCGGCGGAAGATGCCTGGCGCCAGAGCCTGAAGGTCGATCCCGCGAATGCGACGGCGGCCATCGAGCTGGCCTCTCTGTTCGGAAGACAGGGGAGAATCTCCGAGGCCGCCGCCGTCCTGGAGCACGGCGTGGCGACAGCCCAGCTCGGTCAGGCGGCCGGGCGGCTGCGCCGGGATCTCGCGCTGCTCAGCCTGCTCGAGGATCGAACCAAACGCGCGGCGTCGCTCCTCGAGGAGGCTTGGGCCCTGAGCCCCGACGCGAGGACGCTTGCCGCTCTTGCGCACGTCCACCTGCTGAACGACAAGGTTGGCGATGCGCTCCCCTTGCTTGCCGAGGCAGCGGGCAAGGACTCGGTCGCGACGGGTCCCTTCGTGCGGGCCTGGCAAATGAAGATCGCGCCTGAACTGCCGGAGTTCGGCCAATCCAACCCGGCAGGCTCGTTCCTTCTCCGCAAGCTGGGCAGCCGGCCGCTCGCGCCTTCTGAGCCGGCCGGCGCCTACGCGACCCATCATCTCGTGCGCCTGCTCCTTCCCGACTGGGCTCTGCCCGACGGAAAGCTCACGATCGAGCGCAGAGCGGCCCAGGCGGAGTACGACACGCCCCCCGTCCCGGTTTTTCGCGCGACCGCGACCTATCCCGAGACGGCGGTGGGGAGCGAGGGAACCGTGCAGATCCGCGTCAAGATCGACAAGGACGGCGGCGTCCGGGACGCGAGGGTCATCGAGGGGGGAGGCAATCCCGCGCTGGAGTGGGCCGCGCTCGATGCGGCGAAGCGCTGGCGCTTCCAACCCGCTCTCAGAAACGGGAAGCCGGTCGAATCGGAGGTGACGATCCCGTTTCGTTTCTCGATCGCGCGTTGAGGAGAGGAGGCGAGAGATCGGCGCCCACGCACGTGTGCTTCTTGGGGATCGTCTCCCCGTTCTTGAAGGCCGCGCTTGCGAGACTCAGCTTCGCGTAGCGCTAGACCAGCTTCGGTCGCAGAGGACTGCCGATCAACCTCCGGCCAGGGGCGCGAGGCGCTCGCTCCATAGGATCCGCTGGCGCAAGGGCCATGCTTCCGGCACGCCGTAGGCGAATCCGCTCGCGAGCAGCCAGGACTCCTTCTCATCTCCGCCCCAGAAGAACTCGATGTAGGCGGGCTCCGGCTCCCGCGTCTCGATCGCCAGTCCATCGTCGGACTCGGCCATCGTGACAACTCCCCGCAGGACCTCGCCGCCTCTCGGTCTCGCTTGGAGGGCGCCCCCCTCTTTCGGC
Coding sequences within:
- a CDS encoding DUF664 domain-containing protein, whose translation is MILPLPAGRRYDPAMRSFRDLPPEDGLSPEVGRWYAALEELRVGTVLLLHNLNPDQLAWSPGQGLNTIGSLVTHVAEAEAFWLLEQIGGRPLPRERRELYRMDLFGEPRAPQAPRAPASYFIGLLADLRTETREVLSGMTDPDLEGKRVWVPADRPDDREVFTVRWILNHVLVHEAHHKGQIAILRKILGAPPPPVLMERRQD
- a CDS encoding TonB family protein, yielding MKTRPSRIRLTPALTLAAMFASAAPGAAGYDPSRIFRDMFDAETVSQRADLCSQIPEGESPQYLLSFCQGLLALANRSDSLAVLLLEEALKLQPDFAAGCVIYADGYVERGDTRNAIRWYRRASAIAPKRLDPYYGIGRIWLERAETEGTQAYAEALQAFRQMTVADPSNPDGWSNVGMVLASMGRFDEAEESFKKALSLAPRDPALYESLGALASRRGDDAAAEDAWRQSLKVDPANATAAIELASLFGRQGRISEAAAVLEHGVATAQLGQAAGRLRRDLALLSLLEDRTKRAASLLEEAWALSPDARTLAALAHVHLLNDKVGDALPLLAEAAGKDSVATGPFVRAWQMKIAPELPEFGQSNPAGSFLLRKLGSRPLAPSEPAGAYATHHLVRLLLPDWALPDGKLTIERRAAQAEYDTPPVPVFRATATYPETAVGSEGTVQIRVKIDKDGGVRDARVIEGGGNPALEWAALDAAKRWRFQPALRNGKPVESEVTIPFRFSIAR